The following coding sequences are from one Saccopteryx bilineata isolate mSacBil1 chromosome 3, mSacBil1_pri_phased_curated, whole genome shotgun sequence window:
- the DNAJC5G gene encoding dnaJ homolog subfamily C member 5G, which produces MSHVEEATRRLSKTGTTLYAVLELKKGASPEDIKKAYRRLALQYHPDKNPRNAQAAEIFKEINTAHAILSDPKKRKIYDQHGSLGIYLYDNFGEEGVRYYFTLNSCWFKTLVLLCALLTCCCCCCCCCFCCGTLKPPSEDIARRKYEQNVQNQPSRSGDDPMKVPPAAQSTGYIGERSK; this is translated from the exons ATGTCTCATGTGGAGGAAGCAACCCGCCGGCTGTCTAAAACTGGGACAACCCTCTATGCAGTGCTGGAGCTTAAGAAGGGTGCCTCACCTGAAGACATCAAAAAGGCCTACAG GAGACTGGCCTTGCAGTATCATCCAGATAAGAATCCAAGGAATGCTCAAGCAgcagaaatattcaaagagatcAACACAGCCCACGCCATTCTGAGTGACCCTAAGAAGCGGAAAATCTACGACCAACATGGCTCATTGggaatatatttatatgataaCTTTGGCGAAGAAGGCGTCAGATACTATTTTACGCTAAATAGTTGTTGGTTCAAG acacttgtcctcctgtgtgctctgctcacctgttgttgttgctgctgctgctgctgcttttgctGTGGAACACTTAAGCCACCATCTGAGGACATAGCAAGGAGGAAATATGAGCAGAATGTCCAGAATCAGCCTTCGAGGTCAG GTGATGACCCAATGAAGGTACCTCCTGCTGCCCAGTCCACTGGCTACATTGGAGAAAGGAGCAAGTAG